One window of Bacteroidales bacterium genomic DNA carries:
- the cdaA gene encoding diadenylate cyclase CdaA, whose translation MIAILLTGFLKIRFLDVIDILLVAFILYELYYLLKGSVSINMFFAIVSMFFIWRITDALQMELLRQILGAFFSVGIIALFIIFQPELRQFLLSLGKPDFIQRRRRRFLFWHFSDDSTYIVDIDKIVYACQKMSNIKQGALIILTRQHELRVIKDTGQYLNAYISVELLESIFFPNSPLHDGAVIIRGNKIEAARCILPISKSPKLSANLGLRHRAAVGVTEQSDAIAIVVSEQTGKISYSEGGELTRNVQPSVLRDFLEERLQPVAQEPEENKSQETEPVAPPGN comes from the coding sequence ATGAATTATATTACCTGCTCAAAGGATCGGTTTCCATAAACATGTTCTTTGCCATCGTGAGCATGTTCTTCATCTGGCGCATCACGGATGCATTGCAGATGGAACTGTTACGACAAATCCTGGGGGCTTTTTTCAGCGTGGGGATTATTGCCCTGTTTATTATTTTCCAGCCGGAACTCAGGCAGTTTTTACTTTCACTTGGCAAGCCTGATTTTATCCAGAGGAGACGGAGAAGGTTCCTTTTCTGGCATTTCAGCGATGACAGTACTTATATCGTAGATATCGATAAAATCGTCTACGCCTGCCAGAAAATGTCAAATATCAAACAGGGAGCCCTGATCATCTTAACAAGGCAGCATGAATTAAGGGTCATAAAAGATACAGGGCAGTATCTTAATGCTTACATCTCCGTTGAACTGCTGGAGAGTATTTTCTTTCCCAACAGTCCATTGCACGATGGCGCTGTGATCATCAGAGGGAATAAGATTGAAGCAGCACGTTGCATCCTGCCCATATCCAAAAGCCCCAAATTATCTGCCAATCTGGGTTTGCGGCATAGGGCTGCTGTGGGGGTCACAGAGCAAAGTGATGCAATTGCCATCGTTGTCTCAGAGCAGACCGGCAAGATTTCTTATTCTGAAGGCGGGGAACTTACCCGGAATGTCCAGCCTTCCGTGCTCAGGGATTTTCTGGAGGAAAGACTGCAGCCTGTTGCACAGGAACCTGAAGAAAATAAATCTCAGGAGACTGAACCTGTTGCACCTCCGGGAAATTGA
- the ftcD gene encoding glutamate formimidoyltransferase: MKQLIECVPNFSEGRDMGIIRQITDQIESVDGVRLLDVDPGKATNRTVVTFVGEPDAVLNAAFLAVKKASEIIDMRNHKGEHPRFGATDVCPLVPIRNISMDEVAAYARKLGERIGKELGIPVYCYENAALKEERRNLANCRAGEYEGLPEKLKNPQWKPDFGPAAYNEKIALTGATAVGARDFLVAYNVNLNTTSTRRANAIAYDIREKGRLVREGNPVTGKIKKDENGNEIYFPGSLKACKAIGWYIEEYGIAQISINLTNISITPVHVAFEETSKKAQERGLRVTGSELVGLIPLKALLDAGKYFLLKQQRSAGVSEKELVKIAVKSLGLDDLKPFNPKEKIIEYLLEDPADKKLVSMTVEGFADETASESPAPGGGSVSALVGALGASLGTMVANLSSHKAGWDDRWDEFSAWAEKGQKIKEELLFLVDEDTRAFNRIMDAFGLPKGTDEEKKARKVAILEASKYAIKIPFRVMEKSLESMEVMEAMAKTGMKASASDVGVGALCARTAVMGAFLNVKINAAGLEDKEFAAEYVRKGKEIVEKAQQQEVEILAVVEGKIGKI; this comes from the coding sequence ATGAAGCAACTTATAGAATGTGTCCCTAATTTCAGCGAAGGGCGGGACATGGGGATTATCAGGCAGATCACCGACCAGATAGAAAGTGTCGATGGAGTCAGGTTACTGGATGTTGATCCGGGGAAGGCGACCAACAGGACCGTGGTCACCTTTGTGGGTGAGCCGGATGCTGTTTTAAATGCAGCTTTCCTGGCAGTAAAAAAGGCTTCGGAGATCATTGATATGCGCAATCACAAAGGGGAGCACCCGCGTTTTGGCGCTACCGATGTTTGTCCGCTGGTCCCCATCAGGAATATCAGCATGGATGAAGTTGCTGCTTATGCCCGTAAATTGGGCGAAAGGATCGGAAAAGAGCTGGGGATCCCGGTGTATTGTTATGAAAATGCTGCACTAAAGGAAGAAAGAAGAAACCTGGCCAACTGCCGTGCCGGGGAATATGAGGGCTTGCCGGAGAAACTGAAGAATCCTCAATGGAAACCCGACTTCGGCCCGGCGGCATATAATGAAAAAATTGCCCTCACCGGTGCAACGGCTGTGGGAGCAAGGGATTTCCTGGTCGCTTACAATGTTAACCTCAATACAACATCAACCCGCAGGGCAAATGCGATTGCTTATGATATCCGCGAGAAGGGGCGCCTTGTGCGTGAAGGTAATCCCGTTACCGGAAAGATCAAAAAAGATGAAAACGGGAATGAAATTTATTTTCCCGGATCACTCAAGGCATGTAAGGCTATCGGTTGGTATATCGAGGAATATGGGATTGCACAGATCTCCATTAACCTGACAAACATCAGTATTACACCGGTTCATGTGGCATTTGAGGAAACTTCAAAGAAAGCCCAGGAAAGGGGGCTCCGGGTGACTGGTTCGGAACTGGTGGGGCTTATCCCTTTGAAAGCCTTGCTCGATGCAGGAAAATATTTTCTTTTAAAACAACAAAGGTCTGCCGGGGTTTCTGAAAAGGAGCTGGTAAAGATTGCCGTGAAATCCCTTGGCCTGGATGACCTTAAACCCTTTAATCCAAAGGAGAAGATCATCGAATACCTGCTGGAAGACCCAGCCGATAAGAAACTGGTCAGCATGACCGTCGAAGGCTTTGCCGATGAAACGGCATCGGAATCACCGGCTCCGGGAGGAGGTTCTGTTTCTGCATTGGTAGGAGCATTAGGTGCGTCCCTGGGGACCATGGTAGCCAACCTGTCATCCCATAAAGCCGGCTGGGACGACCGTTGGGATGAGTTTTCGGCCTGGGCTGAAAAGGGACAGAAAATCAAAGAAGAGCTGCTTTTTCTTGTGGATGAAGATACCCGCGCTTTCAACCGCATTATGGATGCATTCGGCTTACCAAAAGGAACTGATGAGGAAAAGAAAGCCAGGAAAGTTGCTATTCTGGAAGCCTCGAAATATGCTATCAAAATTCCTTTCCGCGTGATGGAAAAGTCGCTTGAGTCGATGGAAGTCATGGAGGCTATGGCAAAAACCGGGATGAAAGCCTCGGCCTCTGATGTCGGCGTGGGCGCATTATGTGCACGGACGGCTGTCATGGGCGCTTTCCTTAATGTGAAAATTAATGCTGCAGGATTGGAAGATAAAGAATTCGCCGCGGAGTATGTAAGGAAAGGGAAGGAGATCGTGGAAAAAGCACAGCAGCAGGAAGTGGAGATACTGGCGGTTGTTGAGGGAAAGATTGGTAAGATTTGA
- the hutI gene encoding imidazolonepropionase, with the protein MTVLIKNIKELVQVEIQPRQYVAGREMAKLETICDAFLLIEGEIISSFGRMKDLGHKLESSGSRWHKVIDASGKMVFPCWCDPHTHLVFPASREMEYIDKIRGLSYEEIARRGGGILDSARNMHVVPEKKLYRSALVRLEEIMSYGTGAVEIKSGYGLTTEDELKMLRVIRRLKETSPLTIIATFLGAHAIPQEYKANPAAYVDLVINEMIPLVAAEELADYIDVFCDRGFFSVEDTDRILNAGMKYGLRPKIHANELGSTGGVQVGVKYNALSVDHLEYLGKEEISVLKNSETMPTVLPGASFFLGLPYAPVRKMIDAGLPVAMGSDFNPGSSPSGNMQLILSLGCIKYKMLPEEAVNSVTINSAYAMGLQEELGSIAVGKKANIFITKEIPSIQYMPYAFGSNKVEKVILKGKVY; encoded by the coding sequence ATGACTGTTCTTATCAAAAACATCAAGGAGCTGGTGCAGGTTGAAATTCAACCACGGCAATATGTTGCTGGCCGTGAGATGGCAAAACTTGAAACAATTTGTGATGCATTCTTGCTCATTGAGGGCGAAATAATATCTTCTTTCGGCAGGATGAAAGATCTCGGTCATAAACTTGAATCGAGTGGCAGTCGCTGGCACAAAGTGATTGATGCTTCCGGGAAAATGGTATTTCCCTGCTGGTGTGATCCGCATACTCACCTGGTATTTCCTGCCAGCCGTGAAATGGAGTATATCGATAAGATCAGGGGGCTATCCTATGAAGAAATTGCCCGCAGGGGTGGAGGGATTCTGGATTCTGCCCGTAATATGCATGTCGTCCCGGAAAAAAAACTCTATCGGTCAGCACTTGTGCGGCTTGAGGAAATCATGTCATATGGCACCGGGGCTGTAGAGATAAAAAGTGGTTATGGACTTACAACAGAAGATGAATTAAAGATGCTGCGGGTCATCCGCCGTCTGAAAGAAACTTCACCCCTGACTATCATAGCCACTTTTTTGGGCGCCCATGCCATTCCACAGGAATATAAAGCCAACCCGGCAGCATATGTCGACCTGGTTATCAATGAGATGATCCCTCTGGTTGCCGCAGAGGAATTGGCAGATTATATTGATGTTTTCTGTGACCGTGGGTTTTTCAGCGTCGAAGATACAGACCGGATATTGAATGCAGGGATGAAATATGGCCTCCGTCCTAAGATACATGCCAACGAACTGGGCTCTACAGGAGGAGTACAGGTAGGAGTAAAGTATAACGCGCTTTCGGTAGACCACCTCGAATACCTGGGAAAAGAAGAGATTTCGGTTTTAAAAAATTCGGAAACAATGCCAACTGTTCTTCCCGGGGCCAGTTTTTTCCTTGGCTTGCCTTATGCACCGGTCAGGAAGATGATCGATGCCGGCCTGCCGGTTGCTATGGGCAGCGATTTCAACCCGGGTTCGTCTCCTTCAGGGAATATGCAGCTAATCCTTTCACTTGGGTGCATTAAATATAAGATGCTCCCCGAAGAGGCTGTCAATTCCGTGACCATTAACAGTGCTTACGCAATGGGACTGCAAGAGGAGCTGGGCAGCATTGCAGTCGGTAAAAAAGCCAATATTTTCATTACAAAGGAAATACCATCGATCCAATATATGCCTTACGCTTTTGGAAGCAATAAGGTGGAGAAGGTGATTTTGAAGGGGAAGGTTTATTAG